The following are encoded in a window of Planctomycetaceae bacterium genomic DNA:
- a CDS encoding bifunctional serine/threonine-protein kinase/formylglycine-generating enzyme family protein, with protein sequence MGQEPPTKQNNDATGEEQNRQGDLTNDETILGAPSPTHDDEQPAFQLQSNVRRIGRYELREEIGRGGFGKVYRAIQVEPVRRQVAIKLLKAGTDSASIARRFRTEQQLLALMNHNGIARVFDVDTTADGTIFFVMELIQGSSIADFCDTNRLSIEQRIKLFIDVCHAIQHAHEKGIIHRDIKPSNVMVGRQDNENVVKIIDFGIAKAMQSVTLQDAETRTNELLGTPRYMSPEQTGMPGLTVDHRTDVYSLGVLLFELLVGEPPFAKELQTAESPIAWLSVIREREVMPPSSAIRMQGTRQTATSRNESDAERLAKKLTDDLDWIVLKCLEKDPHLRYASVSELADDLQRYLKHLPIQARRPGLIYKLRKQIRRNQTVFKLSAVFAILLTTVISFSIWRLKDSQHVVSRLEDLTHITELISRHGALVNLPLKDRRTHMLAWMSEADDLLTRKDLADKALAELGNSELSDGPVMSSTDSALDTTLTQSKAELLVREFENLASSDGPRAAVVGWLQRTPSDAQLAERWHLADETLRAEYNGLVLEYREGLCPIGKNPQSGLYEFVDHRHGLLPEIRNGEYRPDAVTGIIYVLIPGGRFLMGSPASEPGRKRDEDLHEVTLSPFLISKYEITQGNWARIHSVVAGDTAAFDMPVCGISWAEAESFCKTAECFLPTEAQWEFACRANSPLPYSGAHSMDDLGWHVDNSGSERHRIAEKQPNAFGLFDMHGNAIEWCRDVYSNDFYLQPEAKVPDPINEGLAPGTLKEKRVLRGGGFDGQVNYCRSADRYAEYPSPENGHRTFGVRPARPIHPPEPSTAATTDRL encoded by the coding sequence TTGGGCCAGGAACCTCCGACAAAGCAGAACAATGATGCAACCGGTGAGGAGCAGAACCGGCAGGGAGATCTGACCAACGATGAAACCATTCTGGGTGCACCGAGTCCAACGCATGACGACGAACAACCGGCGTTTCAACTTCAGTCAAATGTCCGGCGAATTGGACGATATGAGCTCCGGGAAGAAATCGGCAGGGGCGGCTTTGGAAAGGTCTACCGTGCAATTCAGGTAGAACCCGTGCGCCGACAGGTTGCCATCAAACTGTTGAAAGCCGGTACAGATTCGGCATCGATCGCAAGGCGATTTCGAACGGAACAGCAACTGCTGGCTCTGATGAACCACAACGGCATCGCGCGCGTGTTTGATGTTGACACAACGGCGGATGGCACCATTTTCTTTGTCATGGAACTGATCCAGGGCAGTTCGATCGCCGACTTCTGCGACACCAATCGGCTTTCCATCGAACAACGAATCAAACTGTTCATCGATGTGTGCCACGCCATTCAGCATGCGCATGAAAAAGGGATTATCCATCGAGACATCAAGCCATCCAATGTGATGGTTGGTCGACAGGACAATGAAAATGTCGTGAAGATCATCGACTTTGGAATCGCGAAAGCGATGCAGTCTGTCACTCTTCAGGATGCGGAGACTCGGACTAACGAGCTTCTCGGCACGCCCAGATACATGAGTCCTGAGCAAACCGGAATGCCAGGACTAACGGTCGATCACAGGACAGATGTGTATTCACTGGGTGTGCTGCTGTTTGAACTTCTGGTTGGTGAACCTCCGTTCGCAAAGGAACTGCAAACGGCCGAATCCCCTATTGCCTGGCTGTCCGTGATCCGCGAAAGGGAGGTAATGCCGCCATCCTCAGCCATCCGAATGCAGGGAACCCGGCAAACCGCGACTTCAAGAAACGAATCCGACGCAGAAAGACTGGCAAAGAAACTGACAGATGATCTGGACTGGATCGTCCTGAAATGTCTGGAGAAGGACCCCCATCTCCGTTACGCAAGCGTCTCCGAGCTGGCGGATGACCTGCAAAGATACCTGAAGCATTTGCCGATCCAGGCACGCCGTCCGGGGCTCATTTACAAACTCCGAAAACAGATTCGTCGAAACCAAACGGTTTTCAAACTGTCTGCAGTCTTTGCAATCTTGCTGACGACCGTAATTTCTTTTTCGATCTGGCGACTGAAGGACAGTCAACACGTCGTTTCGCGTCTGGAGGATTTGACGCACATCACCGAACTCATCAGCCGGCACGGCGCACTCGTGAACCTTCCGTTGAAAGATCGAAGGACTCATATGCTCGCCTGGATGTCGGAGGCTGACGATCTCCTCACTCGAAAAGATCTTGCCGACAAAGCTCTTGCCGAGCTCGGGAATTCGGAACTGTCAGACGGCCCGGTGATGTCTTCGACAGATTCGGCACTCGATACCACTCTGACTCAGAGTAAAGCCGAACTGCTGGTCCGGGAATTTGAAAACCTGGCATCATCGGACGGACCGAGAGCCGCTGTTGTCGGATGGCTGCAACGAACCCCTTCCGACGCACAACTGGCCGAGCGCTGGCACCTGGCAGATGAAACTCTCCGGGCCGAATACAACGGTCTGGTCCTGGAGTACCGCGAAGGTCTCTGTCCCATTGGAAAAAACCCACAGTCAGGACTCTATGAATTCGTCGACCATCGGCACGGACTCCTGCCCGAGATCCGGAATGGCGAATACCGTCCGGACGCCGTGACCGGGATCATCTATGTGCTGATCCCGGGTGGTCGTTTTCTCATGGGAAGTCCCGCATCCGAACCCGGCAGAAAACGCGACGAAGATCTACACGAAGTAACGCTCAGCCCGTTCCTGATTTCAAAATATGAAATCACTCAGGGCAACTGGGCACGCATCCATTCTGTGGTCGCCGGCGACACCGCAGCATTCGATATGCCCGTTTGCGGAATCAGCTGGGCCGAAGCGGAATCCTTCTGCAAGACAGCAGAATGCTTCCTGCCAACAGAAGCACAGTGGGAATTTGCATGTCGAGCCAACTCTCCATTGCCGTATTCCGGAGCCCACAGCATGGATGATCTCGGATGGCACGTGGACAACTCTGGTTCTGAACGACATCGGATAGCAGAAAAACAACCCAACGCTTTTGGATTGTTCGACATGCATGGCAACGCCATCGAATGGTGCCGTGACGTTTATTCAAACGACTTCTATCTGCAGCCCGAAGCTAAAGTGCCAGATCCCATAAACGAAGGATTGGCTCCGGGAACGCTGAAAGAAAAACGCGTGCTGCGCGGCGGAGGATTCGAT